CCGGTGCCGTTGAACTCAAGTATGCCACGGGATTCAAAATCGAACACCTGGCCGGGGGCTGCAAACGGGTCACCGATGGAGAAGGGAGGAAGCTGATCCTGGTCCCGCGGGGCCAGCGGCCGCCTTCAGGATACGGGAATTTACCTGTGGTTTACACGCCGGTCAGGCGGGTGGTAATCGGCTCCACCGCCCAGGCTGCCCTTTTGAGGCCGCTTGGGGAACTGGGAAGCATCATCGGTGTGACCACGGAAAAAGAGCACTGGCATCTCGAAGCGGTTAAAGAAGGGCTGGAGCAGGGGAGGATTCAACTGGTTGGCAGCGGGATGGGGCCGCTTGATTACGACCGGGTCGTGGCCTTGAGGCCGGACCTCGTCCTCATCTACACGGGAACCCCCGGCTCTTCTGAAACGCTCCGGAAACTGGAGGAGCTGAAGGTTCCTGTGGCGGTAGAGAACAGCCATCTGGAGCAGCACCCACTGGGGAGAATGGAATGGGTGAAGTTCCTCGCGGCCTTTTACGGGAAGGAGAAGGAGGCGGCCGAGTTTTTTGAAGCTGCTGCGAAGAGGACCGCAAAAATCGCCAGAGAAGCCGCAAGCGCAAAGGCGAAGCCCAAGGTCCTCTGGGGGAGCATCTACCAGGGAAAGGTATACGTGCCGGCCGGGGCTTCGTACGCCGCCAGGATGATCGAAATGGCCGGGGGCGACTACCTCTTTAAGGACCTTGCGGGAACGGGGAGCAGCACGGTGACGCTGGAAGAGTTCTACGCCCGGGGGAAAAATGCAGATGTTTACATTTCCTCCACAATGCCCAACTACGGAATCACCTCCATCGCGAAGATCGTGGAGCAGGGAAAGGTTCTGAAAGACCTGCTGCCGGTGAAGGAAGGGAAGGTCTGGTGCTTCCAGCCCTGGTACTACCAATCACTGGACAAGACCGATGAAATGATCGCGGATCTTGCCGCCATTTTTCATCCTGAACTCTTTCCG
Above is a genomic segment from Bacillota bacterium containing:
- a CDS encoding ABC transporter substrate-binding protein produces the protein MFRRLNKVFLVFILISSLVLLAGCGKGKGETAAGAVELKYATGFKIEHLAGGCKRVTDGEGRKLILVPRGQRPPSGYGNLPVVYTPVRRVVIGSTAQAALLRPLGELGSIIGVTTEKEHWHLEAVKEGLEQGRIQLVGSGMGPLDYDRVVALRPDLVLIYTGTPGSSETLRKLEELKVPVAVENSHLEQHPLGRMEWVKFLAAFYGKEKEAAEFFEAAAKRTAKIAREAASAKAKPKVLWGSIYQGKVYVPAGASYAARMIEMAGGDYLFKDLAGTGSSTVTLEEFYARGKNADVYISSTMPNYGITSIAKIVEQGKVLKDLLPVKEGKVWCFQPWYYQSLDKTDEMIADLAAIFHPELFPEVKIKHHLRLPASS